Below is a window of Lepisosteus oculatus isolate fLepOcu1 chromosome 8, fLepOcu1.hap2, whole genome shotgun sequence DNA.
CCCGCCAGAACCTCCACCAGCCGGCAGCGGAGGCGGAGGGGGAGGAGCCCCAGCGGACGGGGGAGGGGGCCCAGGAGGAGGCGGGGGAGGAGGCGGACCTCCCCCAGAGGCGGGGGCTGCCGTGGGAGGAGCTACAGAGAGCACTGAAGAAGGATGCCCAGGCGGGAGGGGAGGACCTGTGTGAAAACAGGGACAGAAACAGGTGGTCTGTCACACTCAACACCAAAGCCCAGGACACAGGGCAGTGGTTAGCAATCAAGCAGCAGCACAGCCCCAGTGCCGATAACCCCTCAAAGAACTGTGAGATAGAAACAACTAACTAATACATCAGGCTTTGGGAGACGCTGACTATAAAACAGTCAGTCATATTTTTGCTACAGATCTGTTCTAACTCTTGAGTGCTTTCAAggtcatttttgaaaatgttttttcctcaACAGTGATGAGAACTGGAGAAGAAAATTGCTTGGTGTCTTTAAATATAACAAAGATATATCTTGCTATTACTTTTATAATGTACGCAAATGAAGACTTTTTACACTTTACAAGCTTTGagagaaaaacataaaataaagacaaactAGGAAACCAATACATCctctaaaaacatgttttccacCCGCAGGCAGCCATTAAATGGGATTCCATTTTCAAACACAAGCATGCACACTCAGTACACAGCAGGTTTCAAAGAAAATACCCTGAGATAATGTATAAATAAGGAGCAGACACAGAGGTCCGGTTGTTAGAGACGTGAAGGCAGTTTAACAAGAGGCTGGAGGCAGTATGTCAGTGCTGCAGAGGCACACTGCTTGGCATACCTTAAACTTTTGTTAAATGTCAGGGCATGTATGTGCAATACAGACTGGCTTTCCTCCTCATGTCCAATACAAATTTCAGAAACATcttaaaactaaactaaacgAACAGTAAGCCAATCTTGTATTATTTCTAGTACATAATACAACTCCATGAAACCGAAACcgtaaaaatataacaaatattaaagtTTACAAAAAAGGATGTGGAATGTCTAGATGAATCTAGATCTGGGGAACAGAGAGATGCATACTCtcacaattactgtacattagtcTGTTCAAGCCAAGTAAGTGTTCATGCTCTCAATGCATGGGACACATAGACCAATAgatactttaatatttaaaatatcttaaattaTCTCCAGATTTTGCTCTCCTGCTGGAAtgatttttgctttttattttttatttcatttttttattactagAGCATCCCACAGGCCCTGAGGGTCTGAGGAGTAGCCCATGAGACATGGCATCTGTGTGCAAAGCCCCACACAAAGCGATCTGAGCCAGCTGCAACACTGCCCTGCTTGCGGGGCTTTGAGGTACTTACTGGAGTGGGGTACGGCAGCCTGAGAAGGAGAAGGGGGGGTCTTCTTGGGCAGAGTCCCTTCGGACAGAGCAGTGTAAGAGGGGGGTGAGGAGCTGATAGGGGGGACAGACGGGTACAGCTGTTGCAGGTGGTAAGATGGGAATTGGGACTGGTGGGTGGGGCCTGTAACTGGATGACCAATCAGAGTGGGCAGGGGGTGTGACTCATAACATGGAGCGAATGAGCCATCAGGATGTTTGTAGAGGACAGGATGGGAGGCGGAGCCAGAAGAACAATGCATCTGGTGTTGGTTAAGGCAATAATCTTCCAGGTGATCACTGGAGTACTCTGCCCCATGCTGAAACAATGAAAGGTCTGCAGGTCCTTTGCCCCGGCCATTGTGAACAGGCAGCAAGGGATGGGCAACAGGGAGCATAGGCTGGGGGCAGACCTGCTTCAAAGGGGCTAGAGCCATCACCACAGGGGGTGAGGGGGGCAGAGGCGAGAACATATGTGGGGAGGACCATGCACCAGACTTGGGGGGAAGCAAAGGGGCCTGGGAAGCTGCCAGCGGGGGAGAGATGGGGATCTGGCGGACATTTCGGGACAATGTCCCTACTCCAGGCTGCACTGGGGAAAAAGCAGAGGCAAGGGATGTTGAAAGCTGTGAGGCAACGGGTTTTTTTCTCTGGGGAGAGTCAGAGGTCCCATCTGCCTGCAAGGAGGCACAGCCTCCTTCGCCGTCCCGAgaggagggggaagaggaggtAACCTTGGCGTAGGAGGGGGGAGGCATGGCCCCCGCTCGACAGTGACTATATTCAGGAGGGGGGGACTGAGACCGAGAAGAGGAGGGAGACACTTTGATCTGAAGGGTGGAAACTAAAGGGAAACAGACAAATAGTCAACAAAGAAGAAAGAGTCAGAATGCAGaagggaaagaaaaagaaagaatataACTCACAAAAATAACAGCAATGGAACATGAGACAAACAATGTGTGACAAATCCTTATTttgccaaaaaataaacatgattaaagaaaggaaagaaaatgtaaacataCGTTAATACCTCCCCTTCCCCTTCCTCTCCCCCAAGGTTTTCCAGGAAAGATGTCTAAGGTCCCCACAGAAGCAAATGTACAAAACACAGCTCCTTACAAACTTAGGCTACTGCTAGAGAAAAGATGTGTAGACCGATATTCCTGCAGGGACTAGTAAATGGATAGACTGAAGTACTAGTGTACTGCATGTTGGTGTTTGAAATCTCTGCAAACTGTCGAAGGTGGAAGAGAGCTAGAAGTTCTCATGTGCTGCTGTGTACCCATTGGAAAACCATGACATCAGGTGGAAGACAGCCAGAGGCTCTCATGGGCAACAGTAGGACATTGGAAAACCATGACATCAGATGGCAGACAGCCGCTGGGTCTCCTATCCCATTGCGCGGCCAATTCTGTGATCTGAAGGGTGCTGGACGCTTACCTGAGGTGGATGCCCTTCGATCCCTCTCTATCTGTGCCTgtagctgctgctgctccatCATCTGCCTGCTGAAACAACACACAGGGAACTCCGGTTCAGTCAGCTTTCATGCTGTGCCACAGGAACTAATCTTTACCTTTGTCTACGCTTTGGGAAGCTCAAGTGTTGTACCAGAAAGGCCCTGCAACAAAGTGTGCTGTATATAGGACATTTGTGCAGTGATTTACCAGTGAAGGGGACACAAGCCAGAGACCTTTTGCTAGTCAACAAAACTCAAGAAATTGAAACTGTGGCATAGTGATTTTCTTTTGGGTCATTCCCTTCACTGGTGTCAATGGCTGGCGTCTGTGAAGAATAACATATGCAATGCAATCAAATGTCTTTTTATGCAATTGAATACAAAGAATAGCTGACAGATAAAACTGGCAATTGAATGGAATGGTGTGCCCACATTGGAAGCCTGCAAGACCAAAAACATAACTGACATAATTTGGCTTGGGAATGTAGCACCTGGAAGGGTCTGGAAGGGGAGCTGATGCAGTTGTGTAACCCTATTTAAGCCACACTTCTCAGTATTCTAGTTTGTTTTGTGCCACCCAGCTGGAGTTAGGGTAGTGCAGTGGCCCAGGGAGAATGCAGTGTTATCATGCCTCTTTATACCACTAGAGGGAAGCATTGAGGCACACATAAGACAGATCCCTCCGAAGCAAGAttctaattttcccagaaaaaaacatctggatGAACACCATAAGGAGGTGGTTCCATTAACTGTAGCTACTAGATTTATAATTCTCTTAGGTCtaagtaatggaaaaaaaatatttgaagggGTGGAATTCATAACCATTTTTAGCTTTTAAAGAGTTTGCACCTAAAGAAAGtcacagaaatcacaaaatGTGTATCAAGGGCTCCAGCAAATGCTACCTTTGACCTCTACAAAAATGACCAATctcattttttgcttttcatttgatCTAACACATCTGCCTCAAAGGGACAAAGGGTCACAGGAATCACTATTAACTGAAGGTCacagtttctttttaattcaattaacagCAAAGAAAGCCAAGGACTGTCAAATAAGTTTCTTGCATTTTTACCTTCTCTGCATGTCCATGTCATCTGCAGATGGCCCATTCTGTACCTGGCGCTGGACAGCTGGACCTGAGAAGACAAACAAGCTGGTAAAGACTCAGAGAAATGTCAAAATGCTACACCACAGAACTCACATTGTAAAAATATGTGATTCCAAGCAACTAATTTTCAAAAAGGTAAGCAAGTTGCTAGGAACAGAGAATCATAACCACTGACCCTGTGGGAAAACAGTCTGCAGTTCGAACACTTAATTGCTTCTAGGAGGTTTTGCCATTTTCCCTTCAGAAATCAATTTTACAGGCTCAGCTCTGTTGACAGGTGGTATTGTACCTCAAGGCACATTACAGTATAGACGTGCAGAAATTGTGGTGTATGACAGCACTGAATGTTGCAAATGGGCTTATCCAACATTTATCAAAAAGTGGTTTAAAAGAGAGGAGTActagtataaaaatgaaaacattacatcTCTACGCTTcacattaaaattgtttttaattgtgcttCCTTTTTAATGTTAAGCTCCAGAGATGAATTTTGGGATATCCGCGAACCAATGCCATTGTCGGTTGATTTGCAGTTCATCCTGGGAATTAAATCAAACATCCACTGGAATATATCCTAAACACATTTACACAGTCAGATTTAAATGAAGTAATTTGCTCATGTCCCTTACTTCAGAATTTGGAGAGACTGTATTTGAGAGGACTGTACAAACTTGTGCCGTCATTCAAGAATAAATGAGTTCATGTGAATGCGGCTTGTGTCACAGGTCTGTCTCTGATTAATCAGCCATCATCAATCATATCTACAGTTTAACAGCCATGCAGTCCCTAAAATTCAAGTGGGGGATGTTTTAGTCTTTTTCGTCCATTAATTAAAACCCATTtgaactgatttattttttaattactattCTTAATTTCCAAACTGAGTTTTAAACTCAACTCAAATACCTGGCATTTTTACAGTCACAAAACATGAACCCAGTATTTTATCACAAGAAACAATACTGCTGAACCAACAAACCTATCTCCgctctatttaaaatgtaaataacagcGTGTATGTGCTCAGTGAGCTATTGATGTAAAATCCAGACTGTGCTTTCTCACTATGCATCAGTGTCACTGATACACGTCACTGCTATCAAAGACATATGATATATCCCCATTTACTTTGAAAACCATGCACACTACCGAAAGATAAGCAAAGCAGGCAGAAAGTGTATGAATGTTCCAAACAGTGCATCTTATTACCTATTATTAGGAAATATATATTATCTTCTATCTAACATGTAACATACAATTTTCACTTTGCAAGCTTGCCTCTGGTGACAGTTGATTCTTAGCTGCTTCTCGACTCGAGTATTGGTTGTTCGGGTTGCAGCTCCTGCTTATAAACATGAATCTCTGGTTACAGGACAAGGTTCCCCCCTCTCACATGACATTCTGTGGAAACTGGTGAGCCAACCGCAACACCCAAGCCACGACAGACTATCTATCATCCATCTACCGTGCTTCACtaatggagtttataatgaaagttcgggagggatgacaacagccaagttcaatcatcttcagctgtcagtaatttgtaaataatcatgatgtcacttcctctcttaaacatcacatactgtacatcagcccCTTGATCACTCCCTGCTCTACATGGAGGTCCCAGATGCCTCATCCGATAGCAAATGGTTTAGCCCTCAGACAAGTGGGTTAAGACAAATTATTATAACTTTAAATACtcaataaaccttttaataCTTTAATTCTTGGCTAttgtcattcctagtgaaaCGTTTTTGCTCAGAATATGGCATGGGCCACAAATTATTAAAGGTGACATTAGCCTGCCTTTCATTTTTAAGCTTATTTCTCTGCAAAATCCAAGTCCCAGGTACTCTTCGTACCCTGAGAGCGTTAGTCCTCCTCCAGGAAACTCTATATGCTATGTTTTTGGCTGCCTTCCACCTTGTGTTCCTCATCCCTGATGTAATAATCTATCTCTGATTCCTTGGTCTTTTATTTGAGAATGGTTTAAAGTGATTATGTTTTCTCTGGGGAATGTAATGAAATTTTTTATTTACCACTCTGCATTGCACCTGAATCTCTGATAACACACCTTGAAGTGGCATGCCCTTTGTGGAATAACAAGTGTACTTTTGTAGGGAACATGTTTCAACTAAATAGCTGAAGATTAATGCACCAAACCATGTTATTGCAAAATCTGTTGGAAGTTAGGAAAAAAGCTAAACTCTAGATTGTGCTTCACCTCTACCAATAGCACTGTTATTGAGCATTTCATGATTATACCGCACTAGATTATTCTAGAGAATAAAAGTGATTACAAAAGCAATTGATTGTAACAGGGACATACAGCAGCAGACAGATGGTAAGCATtgcaaaagtattaaaatattactgCACAGCTGTCATATAATGTAAAACCCTTCACAGAAGTgcattcttaattaaaaaaaaacagatacattTTTTCAGTTATCAAAGTGCAACAACTCCTGTAGCATGTCAGTGGCTAGACTGAAgtaattctccagtgccttctACTATGTACTATAATTATTGTGGCCATTTCTCTACTGGACATTTAGCTACATTATGTTGGATAAAATATCGTACAACAAATAGGTGTAGTAGCAGTTTTGTTTGGTTGTAGCCTTTCTAAATCTCTTTGGAAGCTTAATGCTAAAGTAAATACTGGTTTTACTTGTTGCAAGCTTTATTGCTTACACTGTTCCCACCTCATTCCAGCAATAATAAGTCTGGCAATTTCTTGCACTTTCCTGCAAGAAATGCAGAGACAAAAATCCAGAGACAAAAATTGCAGTGGTTCACAGTCAAAAATCAACCAGGTTTTAGGTGTGAAATATTAAGATCGGTCTGCTTACTTATGTTAGCAGTGCAAACAGCAATGATAGCTTGCAATACTGGAGCAGAACCCTGAACTCAAAAGCAGTTTTTGGAATCAGACAAAAACCTAGGAGCAGTTTTAACAGGCTGTGACTGCAGGAAGTGTGCTTCCTATTGCGTCCATGGCAGGTGATGACATATCATGATCTCTGGCTGTCTTGTCACCTTCTTGCCAGCTAATGAAACTCAACACAATGTTCACTTGCACTTGCAGCTCAAATCATTCACTCTGTCACCTTTTATAAGTTTTCAGtgcctggaaaaaaaatagctgtTCTTAGTAGCTATAGTCATAGTATAAGGTATTTCCAGCTCCAATATAAAGTAAACTGACACCATTTATTCACACAAAGAATTAGTTATTAAAACAGTTCCTTCattcttatttattattcttCTGTTGTTTCTAAACTACAAAGCATTTTGGGAGCTTCCTCAATCATAGCTGTTTGATCACTTCACACTGACAGATGAGACCTTATCAATCTACCATTGTGATTATCCACAGAAGCACTGAGAGAAAACAGACAGGTTGTGAACTTCACCCTGTCTATGTCCCCTGGAAACTGCCCTTCAGAGGTTGCTAGAACAATCGTTTTCATAAAGTACAGTTGTCTCATCTGAGTGGAGTGAAAAAATATGCTACAGACAATTTTCTAATTAATACTAACTCCAACTAAAACATGGTGTGCCAGTATTATGATGGGCATGTCATTCAGTCTTGTGGTAACTTTTATAATAAATACCAAATGTTTTCTTTCGGTTTTATAAACAGCTGATGGGGGAGGTGGAGTAAAGAGATATGGTAGGGGGTTGGCTgcccctgaaaaaaaaatatttttttttctaataaacacttcatgactgaaaaACCACAGGCTTTGAAACAGGAAACCTCAGTACAATAGGGTCTATAGCACATCATCCCAGAATAAACAGTGCATGCCTCTGTATCTGCATCATTCTGTGTGTGGTGTACCCTCAGAGTGGGTCTAATTTTACTACAAGAGACACTGCTACAAGTCCTAATGATGAATATAATAAAACAGCACACTTATTTTTATGTGATGGAACTTTTAAGCACACAATCACACAATTGTGCATTGAAACATTAACAGTGTACGTGcttagctacagtatacagcattTCAGGgaccttttaaaaaacactttaccttggtTTACAGCAttcaatcttgtttttttttctccatttgtcAGAATTATAAACAAGAAATATAATAAGGACAAAATCTTCAGCAGATTTCTGGAGCACAACTCAACCTATTTATGTGatttgttagcattttaaaggTGAACTTCAAAAGCTGTAcacttaaaatgtacagtatattggaattGATACAAAGATGAGTTggaagaaaatactgtattaatgtaATGTCACCACATTGATA
It encodes the following:
- the evla gene encoding enah/Vasp-like a isoform X11 encodes the protein MPGQQFPPVQSRRLSSAVIKIISPAVQRQVQNGPSADDMDMQRSRQMMEQQQLQAQIERDRRASTSVSTLQIKVSPSSSRSQSPPPEYSHCRAGAMPPPSYAKVTSSSPSSRDGEGGCASLQADGTSDSPQRKKPVASQLSTSLASAFSPVQPGVGTLSRNVRQIPISPPLAASQAPLLPPKSGAWSSPHMFSPLPPSPPVVMALAPLKQVCPQPMLPVAHPLLPVHNGRGKGPADLSLFQHGAEYSSDHLEDYCLNQHQMHCSSGSASHPVLYKHPDGSFAPCYESHPLPTLIGHPVTGPTHQSQFPSYHLQQLYPSVPPISSSPPSYTALSEGTLPKKTPPSPSQAAVPHSSPPLPPGHPSSVLSVAPPTAAPASGGGPPPPPPPPGPPPPSAGAPPPPPPLPAGGGSGGAGDESPGSGLAAALAGAKLRKVQRSEDASGGTSPGGAAKNDANRTSGGGGLMQEMNALLARRLERKAATQTEKSSDKKEEESQNEDSSLSPSPVTRGPGQQNSTDPLKKPWDRANSADKSSLVSRSPLALKSPEVKSNSHPLSTRVKPVGSTNDMPADALDFDRMKQEILEEVVRELHKVKDEIIDAIRQELSRISTT
- the evla gene encoding enah/Vasp-like a isoform X17; translated protein: MYSFDEFGCRQTAQFACFCEQSICQARASVMVYDDTSKKWVPIKPGQQGFSRINIYHNTANNTFRVVGVKLQDQQVVINYSIVKGLKYNQATPTFHQWRDARQVYGLNFASKEEATTFSNAMLFALNVLSQDAGPAVQRQVQNGPSADDMDMQRRQMMEQQQLQAQIERDRRASTSVSTLQIKVSPSSSRSQSPPPEYSHCRAGAMPPPSYAKVTSSSPSSRDGEGGCASLQADGTSDSPQRKKPVASQLSTSLASAFSPVQPGVGTLSRNVRQIPISPPLAASQAPLLPPKSGAWSSPHMFSPLPPSPPVVMALAPLKQVCPQPMLPVAHPLLPVHNGRGKGPADLSLFQHGAEYSSDHLEDYCLNQHQMHCSSGSASHPVLYKHPDGSFAPCYESHPLPTLIGHPVTGPTHQSQFPSYHLQQLYPSVPPISSSPPSYTALSEGTLPKKTPPSPSQAAVPHSSPPLPPGHPSSVLSVAPPTAAPASGGGPPPPPPPPGPPPPSAGAPPPPPPLPAGGGSGGAGDESPGSGLAAALAGAKLRKVQRSEDASGGTSPGGAAKNDANRTSGGGGLMQEMNALLARRRKAATQTEKSSDKKEEESQNEDSSLSPSPVTRGPGQQNSTDPLKKPWDRANSADKSSLVSRVKPVGSTNDMPADALDFDRMKQEILEEVVRELHKVKDEIIDAIRQELSRISTT